From the Carassius auratus strain Wakin unplaced genomic scaffold, ASM336829v1 scaf_tig00001658, whole genome shotgun sequence genome, one window contains:
- the wdhd1 gene encoding WD repeat and HMG-box DNA-binding protein 1 produces MPCERKPMRYGHSEGHTDVCFDDEGKCIVTCGSDGDVRIWESLDDDDPKSINVGEKVYSVALKNGKLVTAVSNNTVQIHTFPEGDPDGILTRFTTNANHVTFNSSGSRVAAGSSDFIVKIVDVVDSSQQKTLRGHDAPVLSVALDPSDEFLASSSCDGSVTVWSIESQTQVAQWKILQKSSDVSNAKSLCRLAWQPRSGKLLAVPVDLTIQLYDKKTWTHISTLSDDLITQVVNVVVWSPCGKFLAAGTVGGNLLIWDVEAKLCIERQKHEKGFTVCGMAWHPSGGRIAYTDTEGCLGLLEGVSSSSPSSSSTVQSTKATVAKEKKDYDDLFDEDDDRMLDEGMSDSRSPVKKPVMEEDDDDDDLMPATGRPRNRGSFLDDDDNSQDAASVKLDGVPEEDGSSAILPAVGPAVSRPVYEGPMPTQPQRAFQPGSTPMHLMHRFMVWNSVGIVRGYNDDQDNAIDVEFHDTAIHHAMHLTNTLGHTMADLSQEAVLLACEGTDELASKIQCLHFSCWDTHKDWIVDLPKGEDVRALCLGQGWAAVATSALMVRLFSIGGVQKEIFSLPGAVVCMAGHGEQLLIVYHRGTGFDGDQALGVQLLQLGIKRRQVMHGEPLPLSRKSYLAWMGFTAEGTPCCIDSEGVVRMLNRTMGNTWSPVCNTRDSCKSKSDHYWVVGVHENPQQLRCIPCKGSRFPPTLPRPAVAVLPFNLPYCQTTTEKGQMEEQYWRSMLFHNHYGFLSSSGYEIDSEGQSQAEKEQQELLMKMFALSCKLEREFRCVELAEMMTHSVVTLAIRYASRSRRMALAQRLSELALEKANQFQEEELEEEEPAYQRGSRQMSSRQAQVENGCEEEEEEDEDYPQEEEMDAEESTETRKPSLNPFKKGGKSPERPSPKPMSREGRVNPFKVSSAGKSSSSPAGQPRTTNVLDSMTMSSRKAAPLGGTSKQGKAPVLKPLAPKPKSKTQATLLQMSASKGNSKKLEDSQREAEKVKAAPAATPPASVENVENRKPKTGFQLWLEENRKSILADNPDFEEMDVIKEGMGRFRTLSAEERLNWTERAKGDSDPKKRKREDEGQINEQMESDEGSAKKKKPLDTSAKLSAFAFNKE; encoded by the exons ATGCCGTGTGAAAGGAAGCCCATGCGTTACGGTCACTCAGAAGGACACACTGATGTCTGCTTTGATGATGAGGGAAa GTGTATCGTGACCTGTGGGAGTGACGGTGATGTCCGCATATGGGAAAGTCTAGACGATGACGATCCCAAGTCCATTAATGTTGGGGAGAAGGTCTATTCTGTAGCACTGAAG AATGGAAAGTTAGTTACAGCAGTTTCCAACAACACAGTTCAGATTCACACTTTCCCAGAGGGAGATCCAGATGGCATTCTCACTCGGTTCACCACCAACGCAAACCACGTCACCTTCAACAGCAGCGGGTCAAGAGTGGCTGCAGGCTCCAG TGACTTTATTGTGAAGATAGTGGACGTGGTGGACAGCAGTCAGCAGAAGACCCTACGTGGACATGACGCTCCTGTCCTCAGTGTGGCTCTTGACCCCTCTGATGAGTTCCTT GCTTCCTCCAGCTGTGATGGATCGGTTACTGTATGGTCTATTGAGTCACAG ACTCAAGTAGCTCAATGGAAAATTCTCCAGAAGTCGAGTGATGTGAGCAATGCCAAGTCTCTCTGTAGGCTTGCATGGCAGCCTCGTTCTGGAAAG CTGCTTGCCGTACCGGTGGACTTGACCATTCAGTTGTATGACAAAAAAACATGGACACACATCAGCACGCTCTCTGATGACCTCATCACACAG GTTGTTAATGTTGTGGTCTGGTCGCCGTGTGGGAAGTTTCTGGCTGCAGGAACAGTTGGTGGAAACCTGTTGATTTGGGATGTAGAGGCCAAACTGTGTATCGAGAG ACAGAAACACGAGAAAGGGTTCACTGTGTGTGGGATGGCGTGGCATCCCTCAGGGGGCCGGATCGCTTACACAGACACAGAGGGCTGCCTCGGGCTCCTGGAAGGCGTGTCGTCCTCTTCGCCATCCTCTTCCTCTACTGTCCAAAGCACCAAG GCCACTGtagctaaagaaaaaaaagactatgaTGACCTGTTTGATGAGGACGATGACCGGATGTTAGATGAGGGCATGAGTGACTCGCGGTCTCCGGTGAAGAAGCCCGTCATGGAGGAGGATGACGACGACGATGACCTCATGCCTGCCACGGGCAGACCACGGAACAGAGGGTCCTTCCTGGATGATGATGACAATTCTCAAG ATGCAGCCTCTGTTAAACTGGATGGAGTTCCAGAGGAGGATGGCAGCAGTGCGATTCTTCCTGCTGTGGGTCCTGCAGTGTCCCGTCCCGTATACGAGGGTCCCATGCCCACACAACCCCAAAGGGCTTTCCAGCCGGGATCCACCCCAATGCACCTCATGCATCGCTTTATG GTGTGGAACTCTGTGGGTATCGTCCGTGGCTATAATGATGATCAGGACAATGCCATTGATGTGGAGTTTCACGATACTGCCATCCATCATGCCATGCACCTCACAAACACCCTGGGCCACACCATGGCTGATCTATCCCAGGAGGCCGTGCTGCTGGCCTGTGAGGGAACTGATGAGCTTGCCAG TAAGATCCAGTGTTTGCATTTCTCATGCTGGGACACTCATAAGGACTGGATAGTGGATCTTCCTAAAGGAGAGGATGTTCGTGCATTGTGTTTGGGTCAGGGGTGGGCTGCAGTGGCCACCAGTGCTCTGATGGTCAGGCTGTTCTCTATTGGCGGAGTGCAGAAGGAGATCTTCAGCCTGCCTGGAGCTGTTGTCTGCATGGCAGGACACGGAGAGCAGCTCCTCATCGTGTATCACAGAG GTACTGGGTTTGATGGAGATCAGGCCCTTGGCGTACAGCTGCTCCAGCTCGGGATCAAGAGAAGACAGGTGATGCATGGAGAACCATTGCCTCTATCACGGAAGTCCTACCTGGCATGGATGGGCTTCACTGCAGAGG GAACCCCATGCTGTATTGACTCGGAAGGTGTTGTACGTATGCTGAACCGGACCATGGGGAACACATGGTCTCCTGTCTGTAACACCAGAGACAGCTGCAAGAGCAAATCAGACCATTACTGGGTTGTTGGGGTTCATGAGAATCCACAGCAACTCAG ATGTATCCCATGTAAAGGCTCGCGTTTCCCACCTACCCTACCTCGCCCTGCTGTGGCCGTGCTGCCCTTTAACCTGCCTTATTGCCAGACCACCACAGAGAAAGGCCAAATGGAG GAGCAATACTGGCGTTCCATGCTCTTTCATAACCACTATGGCTTTCTGTCATCCAGTGGTTATGAAATTGACAGCGAGGGTCAGTCTCAGGCTGAGAAAGAGCAGCAGGAACTGCTAATGAAGATGTTCGCT CTGTCATGTAAACTGGAGCGAGAGTTCCGCTGCGTGGAGCTGGCTGAGATGATGACTCACAGCGTTGTGACGCTCGCCATCCGTTACGCGTCCCGTTCCAGACGCATGGCACTGGCACAGAGACTCAGTGAACTCGCCCTGGAAAAGGCCAATCAGTTTCAAGAGGAGGAGCTGGAAGAAGAAGAGCCAGCCTATCAGAG AGGATCCCGTCAGATGAGCAGCAGACAAGCACAAGTAGAGAATGgctgtgaggaggaggaggaggaggacgaagATTATCCACAAGAGGAGGAAATGGATGCAGAAGAATCAACAGAGACCAGGAAGCCAA GTTTGAATCCATTTAAAAAAGGAGGAAAATCACCTGAAAGACCTTCTCCTAAACCAA TGAGTAGAGAAGGACGGGTGAACCCTTTTAAG GTGTCCAGTGCAGGAAAGTCGTCAAGTTCACCAGCTGGTCAGCCCAGAACAACTAATGTTTTGGACAGCATGACAATGTCAAGCAGAAAAGCTGCACCTCTCGGCGGCACATCAAAACAGGGCAAAGCCCCAGTCCTGAAGCCCCTGGCACCCAAACCCAAGTCCAAG ACCCAGGCCACTCTGCTGCAGATGAGTGCCTCTAAAGGAAACAGTAAGAAACTGGAGGACAGTCAAAGGGAAGCAGAGAAAGTGAAAGCAGCCCCTGCAGCTACACCTCCAGCATCAGTGGAGAATGTTGAAAACAGAAA GCCGAAAACTGGCTTTCAGCTTTGGCTTGAGGAGAATAGAAAGAGCATTCTGGCTGACAATCCTGACTTTGAGGAAATGGATGTTATCAAGGAAGGCATGGGGCGTTTCCGCACTCTTTCAGCAGAGGAAAGACTG AACTGGACCGAGAGAGCAAAGGGCGACTCTGACCCCAAGAAACGAAAGCGTGAAGATGAAggacaaataaatgaacaaatggaGTCTGATGAGGGCAGCGCCAAAAAGAAAAAGCCACTGGATACTTCAGCTAAACTTTCTGCTTTTGCATTTAACAAAGAATAG